In Xanthomonas sp. SI, the following are encoded in one genomic region:
- a CDS encoding glutathione binding-like protein produces the protein MKLYAKPGACSLADHIALRWAQLPFELEVLDAASMKAPAYLAINPAGAVPALQVDAWVLTQNSAILNYIADIAPAAQLAGDGSARSRAEVQRWLAFLNADLHPAFHPLFGSTRYLEDAAVIARTQDYARERLRTLYARVDAQLATQPWLAGAQRSIADAYLFVTLRWAQALKIELGANLQDFFTRMAADPQVQAALQAEGLN, from the coding sequence ATGAAACTGTATGCCAAGCCCGGTGCCTGCTCGCTGGCCGACCATATCGCGCTGCGCTGGGCGCAACTGCCGTTCGAACTGGAAGTGCTCGACGCCGCGTCGATGAAGGCACCGGCCTATCTGGCGATCAATCCCGCCGGCGCGGTGCCCGCGCTGCAGGTGGACGCTTGGGTGCTGACCCAGAACTCGGCGATCCTCAACTACATCGCCGATATCGCGCCGGCGGCACAACTGGCCGGCGATGGCAGCGCGCGCAGCCGCGCCGAAGTGCAGCGCTGGCTCGCCTTCCTCAACGCCGACCTGCATCCCGCCTTCCATCCGTTGTTCGGCAGCACGCGCTACCTTGAGGACGCGGCGGTGATCGCGCGAACGCAGGACTATGCGCGCGAACGCTTGCGCACGCTGTACGCGCGTGTGGACGCGCAACTGGCGACGCAGCCGTGGCTCGCCGGCGCGCAGCGTTCGATCGCAGATGCGTATTTGTTCGTCACCTTGCGCTGGGCGCAGGCGCTGAAGATCGAACTGGGCGCCAACCTGCAGGACTTCTTCACGCGCATGGCGGCCGATCCGCAAGTACAGGCGGCGC
- a CDS encoding cell wall hydrolase: protein MKLAWILWLSQLLPQPAADSLCLSTTVYLEARDQTLRGQQAVAEVALRRLDSGLWGNSMCQVVTARKQFAPGLVKPGTELKNDDAWADAVNVAFAAERNWALPQGQRKEIVPGASHFAAHAIASPSWRNAYQVATIGDHTFYRVQKLRPRNAS, encoded by the coding sequence ATGAAACTGGCCTGGATCCTCTGGCTGTCGCAACTGCTGCCGCAACCCGCCGCCGATTCGTTGTGTTTGAGCACCACCGTCTATCTGGAAGCGCGCGACCAGACGCTGCGCGGCCAGCAGGCGGTCGCCGAAGTGGCGCTGCGGCGTCTGGACAGCGGCCTGTGGGGCAACTCGATGTGCCAGGTGGTCACCGCGCGCAAACAGTTCGCGCCGGGCCTGGTGAAACCCGGCACCGAACTGAAGAACGACGACGCCTGGGCCGATGCGGTCAACGTCGCCTTCGCCGCCGAGCGCAACTGGGCGCTGCCGCAGGGCCAGCGCAAGGAGATCGTGCCCGGCGCCAGCCACTTCGCCGCGCATGCGATCGCCAGCCCGAGCTGGCGCAACGCCTACCAGGTGGCGACGATCGGCGACCACACGTTCTACCGCGTGCAGAAGCTGCGGCCGCGCAACGCGTCCTGA